A stretch of Gymnodinialimonas phycosphaerae DNA encodes these proteins:
- a CDS encoding Lrp/AsnC family transcriptional regulator, giving the protein MKKLGLDATDIRILGAVQQHGQLSKTRLAELVNLSPTPCWARLDRLKTAGYIRGYRADLALERIVDFTQVIVTVSLSSHRQSEFDRFEDYIRKLDEVTDCIATGGGMDYVMKVVTSSLAEFQAIMDMMRSSDLSIERYMTYIATHQVKASQPNIAKLAGKALK; this is encoded by the coding sequence ATGAAAAAGCTTGGCCTGGATGCCACAGACATTCGCATTCTGGGCGCCGTCCAGCAGCATGGGCAATTGAGCAAGACGCGTCTGGCTGAGCTGGTGAATTTGTCGCCGACCCCTTGTTGGGCGCGTTTGGACCGGCTGAAGACTGCGGGCTATATCCGCGGCTACCGCGCCGATCTGGCATTGGAGCGCATCGTCGATTTTACTCAAGTGATCGTGACCGTCTCGCTCAGTTCTCATCGCCAGTCAGAGTTCGACCGGTTTGAAGATTACATCCGCAAGCTGGATGAAGTGACCGATTGCATCGCGACAGGTGGTGGAATGGATTACGTGATGAAAGTGGTCACAAGCAGTTTGGCGGAATTCCAGGCAATCATGGATATGATGCGGTCATCCGACCTCTCGATTGAACGCTATATGACGTACATCGCGACCCATCAGGTCAAGGCAAGCCAGCCGAACATAGCCAAACTTGCAGGCAAGGCTCTGAAATAG
- a CDS encoding PepSY domain-containing protein — MKHFALILILLTVPAWADDDDQDRARRALEAGEILPLADILEVAQAARSGRVIELDLERDDGRWIYDLELITPGGYLYEMEIDGATGTILEIEREDD, encoded by the coding sequence ATGAAACACTTCGCCCTGATCCTGATCCTCCTCACCGTGCCGGCCTGGGCTGACGACGACGACCAGGACCGCGCGCGACGGGCGCTGGAGGCCGGCGAGATCCTTCCCTTGGCGGATATTCTGGAAGTGGCCCAAGCCGCCCGCAGTGGCCGGGTCATCGAGTTGGACCTGGAGCGCGACGATGGCCGCTGGATCTACGACTTGGAACTGATCACGCCCGGCGGATACCTTTACGAGATGGAGATCGATGGTGCGACCGGCACCATCCTCGAGATCGAGCGCGAGGACGACTGA
- a CDS encoding hydantoinase/carbamoylase family amidase, whose protein sequence is MERFTVDPARFLADLHALRQFGKDGVGVRRRAFAEPDIAARDWLAKRMSDAGLTPHFDPVGNLFGLAPGPSLLLGSHSDTQPEGGWLDGALGVIAALEVARASAEAGCSPISVVSFQDEEGCFGALTGSSVWSGKLDLAEADTLTAADGTTLAEARACLGGRAGDFIDPKQFTGFLEMHIEQGPALDLAEEAIGVVTGIVGSRQLEITVQGQQNHAGTTPMAMRRDALTTVTRIVAGLERAFANVVTPQSVWTIGQLHLHPNAPSIVPGRAVFTLQWRDEDADRLERMEKVINEVLDEVRQGTGCAITSRRLRQMLLPVPMDGQMQTALCQAAEAVTPGRWRSMPSGALHDASNVAELMPVGMLFVPSINGISHAFEEDTAEADLVDGLKVLADAAQRLARG, encoded by the coding sequence ATGGAACGTTTTACCGTAGATCCCGCTCGTTTTCTGGCCGACCTGCATGCCCTGCGCCAGTTCGGCAAGGATGGCGTCGGCGTCCGTCGCCGCGCCTTCGCCGAACCGGATATCGCCGCGCGGGACTGGTTGGCCAAGCGGATGTCGGACGCAGGGCTGACGCCGCATTTTGACCCTGTCGGCAACCTCTTCGGGCTTGCGCCAGGGCCGTCGCTGCTTTTGGGATCGCATTCCGACACCCAGCCGGAAGGTGGCTGGCTGGACGGTGCCTTGGGCGTGATCGCCGCGCTGGAGGTCGCGCGCGCCAGCGCCGAGGCCGGTTGTTCACCGATTTCCGTGGTCAGCTTTCAGGATGAAGAGGGGTGCTTTGGCGCGCTGACCGGAAGCTCGGTCTGGTCCGGCAAACTGGATCTGGCCGAGGCCGATACCCTGACTGCGGCGGACGGAACAACCTTGGCCGAGGCGCGCGCATGCCTTGGAGGCAGGGCGGGCGATTTCATCGACCCCAAGCAGTTCACCGGCTTCCTTGAGATGCACATCGAACAAGGCCCGGCCCTCGATCTTGCGGAAGAGGCGATTGGCGTCGTCACCGGTATCGTCGGATCGCGCCAACTGGAAATCACCGTGCAAGGCCAGCAAAACCACGCTGGCACGACGCCGATGGCGATGCGGCGCGATGCACTGACAACGGTCACGCGGATCGTAGCGGGGCTGGAGCGCGCTTTTGCCAACGTTGTCACGCCGCAAAGCGTCTGGACTATTGGCCAGCTGCACCTGCATCCCAACGCGCCTTCCATCGTGCCTGGGCGCGCCGTCTTCACGCTGCAATGGCGTGATGAGGACGCCGACCGATTGGAGCGGATGGAGAAGGTAATCAACGAAGTCCTTGACGAAGTGCGCCAAGGCACCGGCTGCGCCATCACCTCCCGGCGATTGCGCCAGATGCTTCTTCCAGTGCCGATGGACGGCCAGATGCAGACTGCCCTTTGCCAGGCGGCGGAAGCAGTCACGCCGGGGCGCTGGCGGTCGATGCCCTCGGGCGCGTTGCATGATGCCTCCAACGTGGCGGAACTGATGCCGGTGGGCATGCTGTTCGTGCCCTCGATCAACGGCATTTCCCATGCCTTCGAGGAAGACACCGCCGAGGCCGATCTTGTGGACGGCCTCAAGGTCCTTGCAGATGCCGCGCAGCGTTTGGCACGGGGCTGA
- a CDS encoding cytochrome b/b6 domain-containing protein: MADRIEPVMVRVWDPLIRIGHWILLTGFATAYLTEGEPQWLHTTAGYAIAVTVTLRIVWGVIGPQRARFSDFVTGPRQVVAYLRDLVAGRAERQLGHSPAGGAMTLALLLALAITALSGMATLAVEEGQGPLAGIVTAQSMPALMMEDEHDRYGGSDEGEGAEAFEEIHEIAANATLVLIVLHVAGVLWASRVHGENLIRAMINGRKRPVK, from the coding sequence ATGGCAGATCGGATTGAGCCGGTCATGGTGCGGGTCTGGGATCCCCTGATCCGCATCGGCCATTGGATCCTCTTAACCGGTTTCGCCACCGCCTACCTGACGGAAGGTGAGCCGCAATGGCTGCATACCACTGCGGGGTATGCCATTGCCGTGACGGTGACGCTGCGGATCGTCTGGGGCGTCATCGGTCCGCAGCGGGCGCGGTTTTCCGATTTCGTCACCGGCCCCCGACAAGTGGTGGCATATCTGCGGGATCTGGTGGCGGGCCGGGCAGAACGTCAACTGGGCCACAGCCCGGCAGGCGGCGCGATGACCTTAGCGCTTCTGCTAGCGCTGGCAATCACGGCGCTTTCGGGGATGGCGACCCTCGCAGTGGAAGAGGGCCAGGGCCCACTGGCCGGTATCGTCACCGCGCAAAGTATGCCCGCATTGATGATGGAAGATGAGCACGACCGTTACGGCGGGTCCGATGAAGGTGAAGGCGCAGAGGCCTTCGAGGAGATTCACGAAATTGCCGCCAACGCCACGCTGGTGCTGATCGTATTGCACGTCGCGGGCGTGCTCTGGGCCAGCCGGGTGCATGGCGAGAACCTGATCCGGGCCATGATCAACGGACGCAAACGCCCCGTCAAGTGA
- a CDS encoding response regulator transcription factor: MRALAVEDDPRIAADLKAALGAAGFRVEQTNDGEDAWFLGDTEDYDLVVLDLGLPALDGLAVLKRWRANGRTMPVLVLTARGTWQERVEGIEAGADDYLPKPFRMEELVARARALVRRSGGHAAAMQEAGELSLDTNRMGVALRGVPVPVSALEYRALAYLMQHRDRPVPPTELLEHLYGDDDGREANALEAVIARLRRKLGSGVIGTRRGFGYFLEQE, translated from the coding sequence ATGCGCGCGCTGGCCGTCGAAGATGACCCTCGCATTGCCGCCGACCTCAAGGCCGCTCTCGGCGCCGCGGGATTCCGGGTCGAGCAGACCAACGACGGCGAGGACGCGTGGTTTCTGGGCGATACCGAGGATTACGACCTTGTCGTGCTGGATCTGGGCCTTCCTGCGCTGGATGGCTTGGCGGTTCTGAAACGTTGGCGCGCCAATGGCCGCACCATGCCGGTGCTTGTCCTGACCGCACGCGGCACCTGGCAGGAGCGGGTCGAAGGCATTGAGGCGGGGGCCGACGATTACCTGCCCAAGCCTTTCCGGATGGAGGAACTGGTAGCTCGCGCCCGCGCGCTGGTACGCCGCTCAGGCGGTCACGCGGCGGCGATGCAGGAAGCCGGTGAGTTGAGCCTTGATACAAACCGTATGGGCGTGGCGTTGCGTGGTGTGCCGGTGCCGGTCAGCGCACTGGAATACCGGGCGCTTGCCTACCTGATGCAGCACCGCGACCGCCCCGTGCCGCCCACCGAACTCTTGGAGCATCTCTATGGCGACGATGATGGACGCGAGGCGAATGCGCTGGAGGCGGTGATCGCGCGGCTGCGCCGCAAGCTTGGCTCTGGCGTGATCGGCACGCGGCGCGGCTTCGGCTATTTCCTGGAGCAGGAATGA
- a CDS encoding recombinase family protein, translating into MATEQSVDTSDAAGKAFFQMLGVFAEFETNLRRERQLEGIAKAKAKGVYKGRKPSVDVDEVRRMRYVEGMGATEIASALGIARTSVYRVLGN; encoded by the coding sequence ATGGCGACGGAGCAGTCAGTGGATACGAGCGACGCAGCAGGCAAGGCGTTCTTCCAGATGTTGGGCGTGTTCGCAGAGTTTGAGACAAACCTACGCCGGGAGAGGCAACTAGAGGGGATCGCCAAGGCTAAGGCTAAGGGGGTCTACAAAGGGAGGAAGCCGTCTGTCGACGTGGACGAGGTAAGACGGATGCGGTATGTGGAAGGCATGGGCGCGACGGAGATTGCATCGGCGCTGGGGATTGCAAGGACGTCGGTCTACCGAGTACTAGGGAATTAG
- a CDS encoding phage integrase SAM-like domain-containing protein, which translates to MDHRKAEKDLMRYLVQPRGPGKSWVFRMATPLALVGVPNPWDGKPLAKEIKRGLGTRHLPEARTRRDVVLADIRRLQVSLSDGEAFSLASAVQWRETILTDQAEAQAQGDGHNVGSEFVLADKLEQAEAAGFPRDQLKRFARVATGKGFPLDLAHAQYVKARRPANPYGYAPLKRATVANLDTAMKHLRAFLHDEAKTACMEDLTPELAQRFRDEYLPSVPNNRNPRGLSAQTVAKNVNLLKQVWVWAIGEGHLGRKARNPWEFRKGLRRTVNKREKVREDYQPHEFSALLKATTRGSREGDILRLAIASGYRADELATLSIDEVKADGSGFSLAQGKTSNAKRFIPLVDDAKELRQPVWRLTAHRVGYSSNGPSGLPQGRLLPSLSGSPAFAAKCWDLRPMDASLSIPPVTLG; encoded by the coding sequence GAGAAAGACCTCATGCGCTACCTTGTTCAGCCTCGCGGCCCCGGCAAGAGCTGGGTGTTCCGCATGGCGACCCCCCTAGCTCTCGTGGGCGTTCCGAACCCATGGGATGGGAAACCACTCGCGAAAGAGATCAAGAGAGGGCTGGGCACCCGCCACCTTCCTGAAGCCCGCACCCGTCGTGACGTTGTGTTGGCCGACATCCGTAGGCTTCAAGTCAGCTTGAGCGATGGTGAGGCTTTCTCGCTAGCCTCCGCAGTTCAGTGGCGTGAGACGATCTTGACTGATCAGGCCGAGGCACAGGCCCAAGGTGATGGCCACAACGTCGGCTCGGAGTTCGTGCTGGCCGACAAGCTCGAGCAGGCTGAGGCCGCTGGCTTCCCTCGGGACCAGCTCAAGCGCTTCGCTCGTGTAGCCACCGGGAAGGGCTTCCCCCTCGACCTAGCCCATGCGCAGTACGTGAAGGCTCGTCGCCCAGCCAACCCGTACGGCTACGCCCCTCTCAAGCGAGCCACAGTCGCCAACCTCGACACCGCAATGAAGCACCTTCGCGCGTTCCTCCACGACGAGGCGAAGACAGCCTGCATGGAAGACTTGACGCCAGAGCTTGCCCAGCGTTTCCGGGATGAGTACCTCCCATCCGTTCCCAACAATCGCAACCCTCGGGGTCTCTCCGCGCAGACGGTTGCCAAAAACGTCAACCTACTCAAGCAAGTCTGGGTGTGGGCCATTGGTGAGGGACATCTTGGGAGGAAGGCCAGAAACCCGTGGGAGTTTCGCAAGGGCCTGAGGCGCACCGTCAACAAGCGTGAAAAGGTCCGTGAAGATTACCAGCCACACGAGTTTAGCGCCCTTCTGAAGGCCACTACACGCGGCTCGAGAGAGGGAGACATCCTCCGCCTCGCAATCGCATCAGGTTACCGTGCTGACGAACTCGCCACGCTCTCCATCGACGAAGTGAAGGCAGACGGTTCCGGCTTCTCTCTTGCGCAGGGCAAGACCAGCAACGCCAAGCGGTTCATCCCTCTAGTCGATGACGCCAAAGAGCTGCGACAGCCCGTTTGGAGACTTACGGCACATCGGGTAGGCTATTCCTCGAATGGCCCATCAGGCCTGCCTCAGGGAAGGCTGCTGCCGTCTCTCAGTGGTTCACCCGCTTTTGCCGCAAAGTGCTGGGACCTGAGACCGATGGACGCCTCGCTCTCCATTCCACCCGTCACACTTGGATGA
- a CDS encoding anhydro-N-acetylmuramic acid kinase: MSGKMQWAVGLMTGTVLDGNIDVALLRTDGDRIDGFGAHALYPYDAQTNAMLASCLEQAKVWAFDGPEPAVFAQAEARITRAQSDAVARLVAEAGLAMADIVAVGFHGQTVLHRAPTEQRLGQTRQLGDGHAMAGRLGVPVVFDFRSGDMAAGGQGAPMCPVYHGALLDRLEGGAATAILNLGGVANVTARDGLGGLAAFDTGPANAPINDFMGARGLGEMDRDGRLAATGQVDEGLLARALAHPYLTRPYPKSLDRFDFGHDWVADLSDADGAATLTAFTASAVGRGLDLLPQRPDRLIVCGGGRRNPTLLAMIERYARVQADRAENVGWEGDATEAQCFAYLAMRRLRDLPVSYPGTTGVAAPMIAGQIAPV, from the coding sequence ATGTCGGGTAAGATGCAGTGGGCCGTGGGGCTGATGACGGGCACGGTGTTGGACGGCAACATCGACGTGGCGCTGCTACGCACCGATGGGGACAGGATCGACGGGTTCGGGGCCCATGCGCTTTACCCCTATGATGCGCAAACAAATGCGATGTTGGCGAGTTGTCTGGAACAGGCGAAGGTATGGGCCTTCGATGGCCCGGAGCCCGCGGTTTTCGCCCAAGCGGAGGCACGGATTACCCGAGCTCAATCGGACGCCGTGGCGCGTCTGGTGGCAGAGGCCGGACTTGCGATGGCAGACATCGTGGCGGTGGGGTTCCACGGGCAGACGGTGCTGCACCGGGCCCCCACGGAGCAACGTCTTGGCCAGACGCGACAATTGGGCGATGGGCACGCGATGGCGGGCCGCCTTGGCGTGCCCGTCGTGTTCGATTTCCGCAGCGGTGACATGGCGGCGGGCGGGCAGGGCGCCCCAATGTGCCCGGTCTATCACGGTGCGCTCCTGGATCGGTTGGAGGGGGGCGCGGCGACAGCGATCCTGAACCTCGGTGGAGTGGCGAATGTCACGGCGCGCGATGGACTGGGCGGGTTGGCGGCGTTCGACACCGGCCCCGCCAATGCTCCGATCAACGATTTCATGGGTGCGCGCGGCTTGGGAGAGATGGACCGGGACGGGCGCTTGGCGGCAACAGGGCAGGTCGACGAAGGGCTGTTGGCCCGCGCGCTGGCGCATCCCTACCTGACGCGGCCCTATCCCAAGTCGCTGGATCGGTTTGACTTCGGTCACGATTGGGTGGCGGACCTGTCCGACGCCGACGGGGCGGCGACCCTGACAGCATTTACCGCAAGCGCCGTGGGGCGGGGTCTGGACCTGTTGCCTCAACGGCCCGACCGCCTGATCGTGTGCGGCGGTGGGCGGCGAAACCCGACGCTTCTCGCGATGATCGAACGCTATGCCCGCGTGCAGGCGGACCGTGCCGAAAACGTCGGTTGGGAAGGCGACGCGACCGAGGCGCAGTGTTTTGCCTACCTCGCGATGCGGCGGCTACGGGACTTGCCGGTAAGCTATCCGGGCACGACGGGCGTGGCCGCCCCGATGATCGCGGGGCAGATTGCGCCCGTTTGA
- a CDS encoding TetR/AcrR family transcriptional regulator: MTDTEKPTRGRPRTMDEAAVLDVAVSAYQRADPADVSVNAICQMASISKPSLYRAFGNEDGLTLASLDRYAERVLGDLFAILQRNQALDPTLDALIDFALNDQRLETGCLFYKMRAGKHRLGPKTRQRVEEIDAAAVHAFETYLKGQQDAGAWASDQPTALIARYLMEQIGLALTQRATQEDLAGIRSSLTLALSVIRKA; encoded by the coding sequence GTGACTGACACCGAAAAACCGACGCGCGGTCGCCCCCGCACCATGGATGAGGCTGCTGTGCTGGACGTTGCTGTGTCAGCGTATCAGCGGGCCGATCCCGCCGATGTGTCGGTAAATGCGATCTGTCAGATGGCCAGTATCTCAAAGCCATCGCTTTACCGTGCGTTCGGTAATGAGGATGGGCTGACCCTCGCCTCCCTCGATCGCTATGCCGAGCGGGTCTTGGGAGATCTCTTTGCAATCCTGCAACGCAATCAAGCCCTCGACCCAACGTTGGACGCCCTGATCGACTTCGCCCTCAACGACCAACGGTTGGAAACCGGCTGCCTGTTCTACAAGATGCGCGCGGGCAAGCATCGGCTGGGACCAAAGACTCGTCAGCGCGTCGAGGAGATTGACGCCGCAGCCGTTCATGCCTTTGAGACATACCTCAAGGGTCAACAGGATGCCGGGGCATGGGCCAGCGATCAACCAACAGCCCTGATCGCGCGATATCTGATGGAGCAAATCGGGCTGGCGCTGACGCAGCGCGCCACACAGGAAGATCTTGCTGGAATCAGAAGCTCACTTACTCTCGCGCTTTCGGTGATCAGGAAGGCCTGA
- a CDS encoding sensor histidine kinase — MSLRLRLALAGAVAILVALALTALGLSQLFGAHVERRAVAEMSVQLDQVLAGLAQGPDGLTLERPPADPRFATPYGGLYWQIDWNGETQRSRSLWDAALDLPADTLSDGGIHVHRLPGPQDESLLVLERSVTLPARLGGGTARAAVGMVAAELEEARRAFLMDLAPYLGLLALALIAAGWVQLSVGLRPLSGLGARVSDLRAGDATRLGGDWPTEVRPVASEIDALLAAREAEIDRARTRAADLAHGLKTPLQALMGEAARLRANGAVAEAEGIEDTALAMRRTVDRELSRTRAAARIASARGIPALVANRLIAVLRRTPEGAELEWHQDIAPDLVVALDESDLAEALGALAENAARHAKSRVTFLAQTRDDHLHLSVTDDGPGMPAATRDALIRRHAREDLSGTGLGLSIASEIAEAAGGSLMLVDANPGLTATLILKRTSRDK; from the coding sequence ATGAGCCTGCGCCTGCGCCTTGCGCTGGCGGGCGCCGTGGCGATCCTCGTGGCGCTGGCCCTGACCGCATTGGGCCTCTCGCAGCTTTTTGGCGCCCATGTGGAGCGCCGCGCCGTCGCGGAGATGTCCGTGCAACTGGATCAGGTCCTTGCAGGCCTTGCACAGGGACCGGACGGCTTGACGCTGGAACGCCCCCCAGCCGATCCACGCTTCGCGACACCATACGGGGGGCTCTATTGGCAGATCGACTGGAACGGAGAGACCCAGCGTTCCCGCTCGCTCTGGGACGCTGCGCTTGACCTGCCAGCTGATACGTTGAGTGATGGCGGCATCCACGTCCACCGCTTGCCCGGACCGCAGGACGAAAGCCTGCTGGTGCTTGAACGCTCTGTCACCCTGCCCGCACGGTTGGGCGGCGGCACCGCGCGTGCGGCGGTCGGGATGGTAGCGGCAGAGTTGGAGGAGGCGCGCCGGGCCTTCTTGATGGACCTCGCCCCCTACCTCGGGCTTCTGGCGCTAGCGTTGATAGCTGCAGGCTGGGTGCAGCTTTCGGTTGGCTTGCGTCCCCTGTCGGGCCTTGGCGCGCGCGTCTCGGACCTGCGCGCGGGGGATGCGACGCGCCTGGGGGGCGACTGGCCCACGGAAGTCCGCCCCGTCGCCTCCGAGATCGACGCGCTTCTTGCAGCGCGCGAGGCTGAGATCGACCGTGCGCGGACCCGCGCCGCCGACCTCGCCCATGGCCTGAAAACTCCGCTTCAGGCGCTGATGGGCGAGGCCGCACGCCTTCGTGCAAACGGCGCTGTCGCCGAGGCCGAGGGGATCGAGGATACCGCGCTTGCCATGCGCCGGACCGTGGACCGAGAATTGTCGCGGACCCGCGCCGCCGCGCGCATAGCTTCTGCCCGAGGTATTCCGGCCCTCGTGGCGAACCGCCTGATCGCCGTGCTACGGCGCACGCCAGAGGGCGCAGAGCTGGAATGGCATCAAGATATTGCCCCTGACCTTGTTGTTGCCCTGGACGAGTCAGATCTGGCCGAAGCGCTGGGTGCGCTGGCGGAAAACGCCGCGCGCCATGCAAAATCGCGCGTTACCTTCTTGGCGCAGACCAGGGACGACCATCTGCATCTTAGCGTCACCGACGATGGTCCCGGCATGCCAGCCGCAACGCGTGACGCGTTGATCAGGCGTCACGCGCGCGAAGATTTGTCTGGCACAGGGCTGGGTCTTTCCATCGCCTCCGAGATCGCAGAGGCCGCTGGCGGCTCACTAATGCTGGTCGACGCCAACCCAGGCTTGACGGCAACGCTGATCCTGAAACGGACAAGTCGGGACAAATGA
- a CDS encoding ester cyclase, whose protein sequence is MTRTVKALALATAALASPALANDLDTVRAFYTDILSNPAETTSERYFELFSPDVVSIPTPPGGEGAQGMLNTIGFLGQVVPDLTWEPQEIIATDDGRYVVRGTFSGTPVGPFLGVDPATGNGFEAMSIDIVTVEAGLISHIYHLEDWTGVIAQLTAE, encoded by the coding sequence ATGACACGCACTGTAAAGGCTTTGGCTCTTGCCACCGCAGCCCTTGCCAGCCCTGCTTTGGCCAACGACCTCGACACGGTTCGGGCATTCTACACCGATATCCTCAGCAATCCCGCAGAGACTACATCAGAGCGCTACTTCGAGTTGTTCTCGCCCGACGTCGTCTCGATCCCGACACCGCCCGGCGGAGAGGGCGCGCAGGGGATGCTCAATACCATTGGCTTTCTCGGGCAGGTCGTCCCTGACCTGACGTGGGAGCCGCAGGAGATCATCGCAACCGATGACGGCCGCTATGTCGTGCGCGGCACGTTCTCGGGCACACCGGTAGGTCCGTTCCTTGGTGTCGATCCGGCGACAGGCAATGGGTTCGAAGCGATGTCCATCGATATCGTGACCGTGGAAGCGGGGCTGATTTCCCACATCTACCATCTGGAGGATTGGACCGGCGTCATTGCTCAACTCACCGCCGAGTAG
- a CDS encoding DNA/RNA non-specific endonuclease gives MNKHRRLAQIPAANVDANPARVRSAPGRDYTRRGLNRFTSDIDREGWFTAPRILAQHQLPNRFFTRDRTAFDKGHFVLCNAAGWGDTCAEVQAANGDTFHVTNCSPQGDGFQPLQSGRAVGQVGEPRFDRSHSRASACFRRSGPCV, from the coding sequence ATGAACAAACACCGGCGTCTGGCGCAGATCCCCGCTGCCAATGTCGATGCCAATCCCGCTCGCGTCCGGTCGGCGCCGGGGCGTGACTACACGCGCCGGGGCCTCAACCGGTTCACCTCCGACATCGACCGCGAGGGGTGGTTCACCGCCCCCCGCATTCTCGCGCAGCATCAACTGCCCAACCGTTTCTTCACCCGCGACCGCACGGCGTTCGACAAGGGCCACTTCGTCCTCTGCAATGCCGCGGGCTGGGGCGACACCTGTGCCGAGGTGCAGGCCGCCAACGGCGACACGTTCCATGTCACCAATTGCTCGCCCCAAGGCGACGGGTTTCAACCGCTCCAATCTGGGCGGGCTGTAGGGCAAGTTGGAGAACCTCGTTTTGACCGAAGCCACAGCCGAGCGTCTGCGTGTTTTCGCAGGTCCGGTCCTTGCGTATGA
- a CDS encoding glycine cleavage T C-terminal barrel domain-containing protein — MTQTDGFGFGTQIRKSPYFDATVRWGAKGFSVYNHMYIPRDFGDPVQNFWNLVNEAILCDVAVERQVEITGPDAAEFVQMLTPRDLSKMAVGQCKYVLITNADGGILNDPILLRLAENQFWISLADSDILLWAQGVAVHSGLDVQIGEPDVSPLQLQGPKSGLIMQELFGDSIKDLKYYWLRAVDLDGIPLLVSRTGWSSELGFELYLRDGSKGDLLWEKIMAAGMQHGLKPGHTSSIRRIEGGMLSYHADADIHTNPYELGLDRLVNLEMDAEFIGKAALHRIKEEGPTRKQVGLIIDCDPLNGPNTTFWKVNQGGESIGKVTSAVYSPRLEKNIALAMVAVDVAVLGAEVEVVTTSGPSKAIVVERPFYDPKKRIAAA; from the coding sequence ATGACACAAACAGACGGCTTCGGCTTCGGCACGCAAATCCGCAAATCTCCATATTTCGATGCAACAGTCCGTTGGGGCGCCAAGGGTTTTTCTGTTTACAATCATATGTATATCCCGCGTGACTTTGGCGACCCGGTGCAAAACTTCTGGAACCTCGTGAACGAGGCGATCCTGTGTGATGTGGCCGTTGAACGCCAGGTCGAGATCACCGGTCCGGATGCCGCTGAATTCGTCCAGATGCTGACCCCTCGCGATCTTTCCAAGATGGCTGTGGGGCAGTGCAAATATGTCCTTATCACCAATGCAGATGGCGGCATCCTGAACGATCCGATCCTGTTGCGCCTTGCTGAAAACCAGTTCTGGATCTCGTTGGCCGACAGCGACATCCTACTGTGGGCGCAGGGCGTTGCCGTGCATTCCGGCCTCGACGTGCAGATCGGTGAACCCGATGTCTCGCCGCTGCAACTTCAGGGTCCGAAGTCGGGCCTGATCATGCAGGAGCTGTTCGGCGATAGCATCAAGGACCTGAAATACTATTGGTTGCGCGCGGTTGATCTGGATGGGATCCCGCTGTTGGTGTCGCGCACCGGCTGGTCAAGCGAGTTGGGCTTTGAGCTTTACCTGCGCGATGGCTCGAAGGGGGACCTGCTGTGGGAGAAGATCATGGCGGCTGGCATGCAGCACGGGCTCAAGCCGGGTCACACGTCATCCATCCGTCGGATCGAAGGAGGCATGCTGTCGTATCACGCCGATGCGGACATCCATACAAACCCCTACGAGTTGGGCTTGGATCGCCTTGTGAACCTCGAAATGGACGCTGAGTTCATCGGCAAGGCCGCGCTGCACCGCATCAAGGAAGAAGGCCCGACGCGCAAGCAAGTGGGCCTGATCATTGATTGCGATCCATTGAACGGGCCGAACACAACCTTCTGGAAGGTCAACCAGGGCGGAGAATCGATCGGCAAGGTCACGTCGGCGGTCTATTCACCGCGCCTTGAGAAGAACATTGCACTGGCAATGGTCGCGGTCGATGTGGCGGTGCTGGGTGCCGAGGTGGAGGTTGTCACAACGTCCGGCCCGAGCAAGGCGATTGTTGTAGAGCGTCCGTTCTACGACCCCAAGAAGCGGATTGCGGCGGCGTAA
- a CDS encoding PepSY domain-containing protein has translation MKRTIVFTTALASAIGLVALGAQAQGMGTQAQIPAQAADFMSIAQIATLLEGQGYTVLEIELERGRYEVEMRDANGMRVEAYLNPITGEVLPYRDDDDYRDDDRSERDDD, from the coding sequence ATGAAACGCACGATCGTCTTCACCACTGCACTTGCTTCGGCCATTGGCTTGGTCGCACTCGGCGCACAGGCCCAAGGAATGGGCACACAAGCGCAGATCCCTGCCCAGGCCGCCGACTTCATGAGCATCGCGCAGATCGCAACCCTGCTGGAGGGCCAAGGCTACACCGTGCTGGAAATCGAACTGGAGCGAGGCCGTTACGAGGTCGAGATGCGCGACGCCAATGGCATGCGGGTGGAGGCCTACCTGAACCCGATTACCGGCGAGGTGCTGCCCTACCGTGATGACGACGACTACCGCGACGATGATCGGTCGGAGCGGGACGACGACTGA